Proteins co-encoded in one Nothobranchius furzeri strain GRZ-AD chromosome 4, NfurGRZ-RIMD1, whole genome shotgun sequence genomic window:
- the LOC107376703 gene encoding uncharacterized protein, translated as METCAAITLVLREEYLKTLSTETEWKVIAKDFEDKWHFPHCIGAIDGKHIFIQPPANSGSTFYNYKSRFSIILMAVVDANYRFVYASAGTQGRASDAGVFAHSDLREAMNTGTLNVPPDATLLGTDSTMPYVLIGDEAYPLRPDLMKPYPSRNLNHDQRIFNYRLSRARHVVENAFGILANRFRVFRTTICLHPDKVVAIVFATLGLHNFLRQQRSDAYTPPGYVDSEDANHQLVSGTWRSEGALQSVSASRARNSSVDAKKQRDVLAQYFVSPAGRISWQENMV; from the exons ATGGAAACCTGTGCAGCCATAACTCTAGTATTACGTGAGGAATACCTAAAG ACACTATCAACTGAGACTGAGTGGAAGGTCATCGCTAAAGACTTTGAAGACAAGTGGCATTTTCCACATTGCATAGGGGCCATAGATGGGAAACACATCTTCATTCAACCCCCTGCCAACAGTGGAAGCACGTTTTATAATTACAAGTCAAGGTTTTCCATCATACTTATGGCTGTAGTTGACGCAAATTATAGATTTGTATATGCAAGTGCAGGGACACAAGGAAGGGCATCTGATGCTGGAGTGTTTGCCCATTCTGATCTCAGAGAGGCTATGAACACAGGCACTCTGAATGTCCCTCCTGATGCAACCCTGCTAGGCACTGACTCCACAATGCCATATGTGCTCATTGGTGATGAAGCATATCCCCTTAGGCCAGATCTGATGAAACCATATCCATCACGAAACCTCAACCATGATCAAAGGATTTTCAACTACAGGCTTTCCAGAGCACGCCATGTTGTTGAGAACGCATTTGGAATTCTGGCCAATCGCTTTCGCGTTTTCAGAACCACAATTTGCCTGCATCCAGACAAAGTTGTTGCAATTGTTTTTGCAACACTTGGTCTCCACAACTTCCTCCGACAACAGAGATCAGATGCCTACACACCACCTGGCTATGTGGATTCTGAAGATGCAAACCATCAGCTGGTCAGTGGCACATGGCGAAGTGAGGGAGCCCTTCAGTCAGTTTCGGCAAGCAGAGCTAGGAACTCCTCAGTGGATGCTAAGAAACAACGTGATGTGTTAGCCCAGTACTTTGTCTCACCTGCAGGAAGAATTTCCTGGCAGGAAAACATGGTGTAG
- the LOC139069628 gene encoding uncharacterized protein — MRPKASGSGQKQLTPKQKWLLANLDFLRPHVIHRATVSNLGMDSDATCATDEGSIEEGSEDPSAPHSDADVSNSSPALEEEEESSSNSSELSRSMRQPTQKPGMHNSDTKKNTSKKSEQNLEMVKLSLLKQVQSSLSQSDAEEQFGQQVAAEMRNVKDKHSQLRLRRSIMNLIYDAQEAEQAGQCPVPHVSPAPSFHMQQFQPPRNDNFLLSPSPMSYRHLLNSD, encoded by the exons ATGAGGCCGAAAGCCAGCGGCAGTGGCCAAAAACAACTCACTCCCAAACAGAAATGGTTGCTGGCCAATTTGGATTTCCTGAGGCCCCACGTAATTCACAGAGCCACAGTCTCTAAT CTTGGCATGGATTCAGATGCCACATGTGCTACAGATGAGGGCAGCATTGAAGAGGGGAGCGAGGACCCGTCTGCTCCGCATAGTGACGCTGATGTGTCCAATTCATCTCCAGCcttggaagaagaggaggaaagcAGTTCAAACAGCTCAGAGTTAAGCCGATCCATGAGGCAGCCCACCCAAAAACCCGGAATGCACAACTCAGACACCAAAAAGAACACCAGCAAGAAATCTGAGCAAAACCTAGAGATGGTCAAACTGTCATTACTCAAGCAAGTACAGAGTTCACTGAGCCAATCGGATGCTGAGGAGCAGTTTGGCCAACAAGTAGCCGCAGAAATGCGGAATGTCAAGGACAAACATTCACAGCTGAGGCTCAGGAGAAGCATCATGAACTTAATTTATGATGCACAAGAAGCAGAACAGGCTGGACAATGTCCTGTTCCACATGTCAGTCCTGCACCTTCCTTCCACATGCAACAGTTCCAGCCACCACGGAATGACAACTTTTTGCTATCACCATCGCCAATGTCATACAGACACCTGCTCAACTCAGACTAG